The Inediibacterium massiliense genome has a segment encoding these proteins:
- a CDS encoding PIN/TRAM domain-containing protein, with protein MFNKIIRGALTLAGASLGYAVTMLLLKLAKFQEFIEIPTITPLMAFIIGIIGAVGGGIIFFIIAPWLMEKGLNSANWVEGELQKIPTMDMIVGSVGLTIGLLIAYLISNILMGISIPIVGTILSIMLYIFLGYLGVSIATKKRDDLGNLAVLFKRNAKEKTETKGSKAATPKILDTSVIIDGRIADITQTGFVEGAIVIPEFVLEELRHIADSSDSLKRARGRRGLDILNKIQKELNMEVQITDKDFEDVAEVDIKLLKLAQFMDGKVVTNDYNLNKVAELQGVPVLNINELANAIKPVVLPGEEMIVQVIKEGKESGQGVAYLDDGTMIVVEGGRKHIGETMGVLVTSVLQTAAGRMIFAKPKMLVDKTA; from the coding sequence ATGTTCAATAAAATTATAAGAGGAGCACTGACACTAGCAGGTGCTTCATTAGGATATGCAGTGACCATGCTTTTGTTAAAGCTTGCAAAGTTTCAGGAATTCATAGAAATACCTACAATTACCCCTCTTATGGCTTTTATAATTGGTATCATAGGTGCAGTTGGTGGCGGAATTATATTTTTTATTATTGCTCCATGGTTGATGGAAAAAGGTCTCAATTCTGCCAATTGGGTAGAAGGAGAGTTGCAAAAGATTCCTACCATGGATATGATTGTTGGGTCTGTAGGGTTGACTATAGGACTTTTGATTGCTTATTTAATTAGCAATATTTTAATGGGTATATCTATACCAATAGTTGGAACTATTTTATCCATTATGCTTTACATATTCTTAGGATATCTTGGAGTAAGTATTGCTACTAAAAAAAGAGATGATCTTGGAAATTTGGCTGTATTATTTAAAAGAAATGCAAAAGAGAAAACAGAAACAAAAGGAAGTAAAGCGGCAACTCCTAAAATATTAGATACAAGTGTTATTATTGATGGAAGAATTGCGGACATTACTCAAACAGGATTTGTGGAAGGAGCTATTGTGATTCCAGAATTTGTATTAGAAGAATTAAGACATATTGCGGATTCCTCAGATAGTTTAAAAAGGGCTAGAGGAAGAAGAGGTTTAGACATTTTGAATAAAATTCAAAAAGAACTAAATATGGAAGTACAAATTACAGATAAAGATTTTGAAGATGTTGCAGAGGTAGATATTAAGTTGTTAAAACTTGCTCAATTTATGGATGGGAAAGTAGTTACTAATGATTACAATCTTAATAAAGTAGCAGAACTTCAAGGAGTTCCCGTTTTAAATATTAATGAACTTGCCAATGCAATAAAACCTGTAGTGTTACCAGGAGAAGAAATGATTGTGCAAGTTATTAAAGAAGGTAAGGAATCGGGACAGGGAGTTGCTTATTTAGATGATGGAACAATGATTGTAGTAGAAGGTGGAAGAAAACATATTGGAGAGACTATGGGAGTATTAGTTACAAGTGTATTACAAACAGCGGCAGGAAGAATGATTTTTGCAAAGCCTAAAATGTTAGTAGATAAAACTGCATAA
- the ispD gene encoding 2-C-methyl-D-erythritol 4-phosphate cytidylyltransferase has translation MLRDHFISVIIAAAGQGKRMNQKINKQYINLLGKPILAHTLEVFEQSSFIDEIIVVTHPDEINYCDKNIISFYDFKKVKKVISGGKERQNSIYNGLQEVDAKCSIVMIHDGARPFIKEENIIESIDEAIKYKAVGVGVPVKDTIKVVDEDKNIVSTPNRKFLWAIQTPQVFCYDLLIKAHKKAIKDQYIGTDDTVLIERMGQKVKMLMGNYENIKITTPEDLYIGEAILKRRNKSESRNGV, from the coding sequence GTGCTAAGAGATCACTTTATATCAGTTATTATTGCAGCAGCAGGGCAGGGAAAAAGAATGAATCAAAAGATCAATAAACAATATATAAATCTTTTAGGCAAGCCTATTTTAGCTCATACCCTTGAAGTTTTTGAACAATCAAGTTTTATAGATGAAATAATTGTGGTTACACATCCAGATGAAATAAATTATTGCGATAAAAATATTATTTCTTTTTACGATTTTAAAAAAGTAAAAAAAGTGATATCAGGAGGAAAAGAAAGACAAAATTCTATTTATAATGGTTTACAAGAAGTAGATGCAAAATGTAGTATTGTAATGATTCATGATGGAGCAAGACCTTTTATTAAAGAAGAAAATATCATAGAGAGTATTGATGAAGCTATAAAATACAAAGCTGTAGGAGTAGGAGTACCTGTAAAAGACACAATCAAAGTGGTAGATGAAGATAAAAATATTGTAAGTACTCCTAATAGAAAGTTTTTATGGGCTATTCAAACACCACAAGTTTTTTGTTATGATCTTTTAATAAAGGCACATAAAAAGGCCATAAAAGATCAATATATAGGGACAGATGATACAGTGTTGATAGAAAGAATGGGACAGAAAGTAAAAATGTTAATGGGAAACTATGAAAATATAAAAATTACTACTCCAGAGGATTTATACATAGGAGAAGCTATTTTAAAAAGGAGGAATAAAAGTGAGAGTAGGAATGGGGTATGA
- the ispF gene encoding 2-C-methyl-D-erythritol 2,4-cyclodiphosphate synthase has protein sequence MRVGMGYDVHKLVENRKLIIGGVDIPYEKGLLGHSDADVLLHAIMDSLLGAAALGDIGRHFPDTDEEFKDADSIKLLEEVNNILRNKGYKIINIDATIVAQKPKMAPYIEDMRKNIANTLKLHINQVNVKATTTEGLGFVGQGEGIASYAVASVE, from the coding sequence GTGAGAGTAGGAATGGGGTATGATGTACATAAGCTTGTAGAAAATAGAAAGCTTATTATAGGAGGTGTGGATATTCCATATGAAAAGGGACTCCTAGGGCATTCTGATGCAGATGTATTACTTCATGCTATTATGGATTCTTTATTAGGAGCAGCAGCTCTCGGAGATATAGGAAGACATTTCCCAGACACAGATGAAGAATTTAAAGATGCAGATAGTATAAAACTTTTAGAGGAAGTAAATAATATTTTAAGAAATAAAGGGTATAAAATTATCAATATAGATGCTACCATTGTAGCTCAAAAGCCAAAGATGGCTCCTTACATAGAAGATATGAGAAAAAATATTGCAAATACATTAAAGCTCCATATAAACCAGGTAAATGTAAAAGCTACTACAACAGAAGGTTTAGGATTTGTGGGACAAGGTGAAGGAATTGCATCTTATGCAGTTGCAAGCGTTGAATGA
- the proS gene encoding proline--tRNA ligase, which produces MGKKDKQFVQDITPMEVDFPQWYTDVILKTDLVDYSPVKGFMVIKPYGYAIWENIQKYMDKRFKDTGHKNMYFPLLIPESLLKKEEEHVEGFAPEVAWVTHGGKEELAERLCVRPTSETIICSMYSKWLNSYRELPYLYNQWCSVVRWEKATRPFLRTSEFLWQEGHTLHETYEEAQQETLQMLNIYRETAEDLLAMPVVTGRKSEKEKFAGAYATYTMEALMHDGKALQAGTSHNLGQHFTKAFDITYLGRNGEMEHPYHTSWGVSTRLIGGIIMVHGDNRGLVLPPRVAPIQVVIVPIAQHKEGVLDKAYELKKGLGDEIRIEIDDNENYSPGWKFNEWEMKGVPIRIEIGPRDIENNQVMIFRRDTLEKEAVSMDHLKETVEKLLDDIHNNLLEKARKHRDEKTYYVESFEDFKEKMDKEPGFAKAMWCGEKECEENVKAQTSATIRCIPFEQENLGHKCHFCGKEAKHMVYVAKAY; this is translated from the coding sequence ATGGGAAAAAAAGATAAACAATTTGTACAAGATATTACACCTATGGAAGTAGATTTTCCACAGTGGTATACAGATGTAATTTTAAAAACAGATTTAGTAGATTATTCACCTGTAAAAGGATTTATGGTTATTAAACCTTATGGATATGCAATATGGGAAAACATTCAAAAATATATGGACAAAAGATTTAAAGATACTGGACATAAAAATATGTATTTTCCATTACTTATTCCTGAAAGTCTTTTAAAAAAAGAAGAGGAGCATGTAGAAGGATTTGCACCAGAGGTTGCGTGGGTTACTCATGGAGGAAAAGAGGAATTAGCAGAAAGACTTTGTGTAAGACCTACTTCAGAGACTATTATTTGTTCTATGTACTCAAAATGGCTTAATTCTTATAGAGAACTTCCATATCTTTACAATCAATGGTGTAGTGTAGTCAGATGGGAAAAAGCAACAAGACCATTTTTAAGAACCTCAGAGTTTTTATGGCAAGAAGGACATACCCTTCATGAAACTTATGAGGAAGCTCAACAAGAAACTTTGCAAATGCTTAATATTTATAGAGAAACGGCGGAAGATTTACTTGCTATGCCTGTTGTAACAGGAAGAAAAAGTGAAAAAGAAAAATTTGCAGGAGCTTATGCAACTTATACAATGGAAGCTTTGATGCATGATGGGAAAGCATTACAAGCAGGAACTTCTCATAATTTAGGACAACATTTTACAAAAGCTTTTGATATTACTTATCTTGGAAGAAATGGTGAGATGGAACATCCTTATCATACATCATGGGGAGTATCTACAAGATTAATAGGTGGAATCATCATGGTACATGGAGACAATAGAGGTCTTGTATTACCTCCAAGAGTAGCTCCTATTCAAGTTGTTATCGTCCCTATTGCACAACATAAAGAAGGCGTATTAGATAAAGCATATGAGCTTAAGAAAGGGTTAGGAGACGAAATAAGAATTGAAATTGATGATAATGAAAACTACTCACCTGGATGGAAATTTAATGAGTGGGAAATGAAAGGGGTTCCAATTCGTATAGAAATAGGGCCAAGAGATATAGAAAATAATCAAGTAATGATTTTTAGAAGAGATACATTAGAGAAAGAAGCTGTTTCTATGGATCATTTAAAGGAAACAGTAGAAAAATTATTAGATGATATTCATAACAATCTTTTAGAAAAAGCGAGAAAGCATAGAGATGAAAAAACTTATTATGTAGAAAGCTTTGAAGATTTTAAAGAAAAAATGGATAAAGAGCCTGGATTTGCAAAAGCTATGTGGTGCGGAGAAAAAGAATGCGAAGAAAATGTAAAAGCACAGACAAGTGCTACTATTAGATGTATTCCTTTTGAGCAAGAAAATTTAGGACACAAATGTCATTTCTGTGGAAAAGAAGCAAAACATATGGTTTATGTAGCAAAAGCATATTAA
- a CDS encoding NEAT domain-containing protein: MNIFKDIHRRISILLIMVLIIGGIPQASIAISDEESVSIQEVSSVDKEEKSQDKTDHEVSDESDEDVQTIENNKEKQDIEDIDKKSDDGIEVTAENDNDDVKEENEIKSDQDIEEVIDDTQEKQDTIHIEKESEETETESKEKNDKEIKEDSKIEIDAETLKSEDQKQEQEDQESLDKNQVKIENKMEEKQEEENLEPKPEPEKPIIELNKNGTYEVEVKGLQEKEDKESIAGAYLGEKAKIQVKDSKKYMILLLKRSDWMSNIKISVGGQEVKHEAKVINKNEEEETESSIKFEIPNLESEIQFSMNVEPMGNMPAIFRVVPNKDTLKFMKEDIDEEKPEPKPEKPSIELDKNGTYEVEVKGLQEKEDKESIAGAYLGEKAKIQVKDSKKYMILLLKRSDWMSNIKISVGGQEVKHEAKVINQNEEGETESSIKFEIPNLESEIQFSMNVEPMGNMPAIFRVVPNKDTLKFMKEDIDEEKPEPKPEEPNVDISKNGTYEGNVKVLQKENNELSDTLDWLLADQGKLQIIDGKKYVEIAIFKSEGIKIGKIAVDGKEVKYTQRTGKIKTDDYLFIKYEVPSIDSEMIMTIPIHYEPWNLEGRIVFDKNTLHLIEESKDEEKPEPKPEKPSIELDKNGTYEVEVKGLQEKEDKESIAGAYLGEKAKIEVKDSKKYMILLLKRSDWMSNIKISVGGQEVKHEETIVNKNEEGETESSIKFEIPNLESEIQFSMNVEPMGNMPAIFRVVPNKDTLKFIKEDIEEEKPEPEKPDTKPEKPSTELNKNGIYEVEVKGLKEDVDEESRAGKYLGEKAEIQVKDAKKYMIVQLNQRNIMNNIQVSVDGKVVKHEEKINESKETESNVKFEIPSLDVEIKINMNVTLMGNRRTGFRIVPTKDTLKFIKEDIEEEKPEKPEKPSVELDKNGTYEVEVKGLQEKEDKESIAGAYVGEKAKIQVKDAKKYMTLLLKSSNWMSNIRISVGGQEVKHEAKVINKNEEGETESSIKFEIPNLESEIKFSMNVKPMGNMPAIFRVVPNKDTLKFIKEDTEEEKPEPKPEKPNTDQPKDNEQVIEISLEKPMELQVTDQSKRIVIPKLTDEIIQKGQLNINVEDIKNATIQVPVSGNEKKEVKLPKIAIDSNIAQVEIPKGITITSENGKWDGTIKMPTLIENENISNIQLERVVEVGFEDGNLNFDQPIRLVMKGQAGKKAGYLKDGQLKEITNILSQDTQQAANHMLSKDANRQEAKIDVGKDLVIWTKHFTKFVAYKELDSSNNPGNNGGSNGNGGKNDSINENEDGIYGVKIKTLKENDDSESMAITYLSDEAIYEVKNGKKYIKFVLIHSDWMKDKEVFVDGKKVNYTLTTIKEYDEKNQEGKNKIDSMIKFEIPSLDSKIVCKMTIMPIGDIRVAFRLVPQKNTLIKKDSDDISYNSRKGQTNINIEMDKNGIYGVDLKLVNEKGEEVSDLKEYIGQKANIKVEDSKKYMKMLLKKSGQMKNIEITVDGNKVEHKIEDIKKYEDGKIVSTIQFKIKDLDSKIKLQMDLEGKENKKVVLEVLPQKESVIIKEKDDFQDDMNEFSKINLEEDGIYEAEVEILKEINDHSEMVKPYLKDNIRLRVEDKKTYMTVFFEKSEEIKDLTAFVDWSSVKHEWKDTDHSEVEFEIPNIDSKYRFHMNIDSIKNKRLEFSIIPKKETFKVKDQKNKGESHDEK; encoded by the coding sequence ATGAATATTTTTAAAGACATTCATAGGCGAATTAGTATTTTGTTAATAATGGTTTTGATTATAGGAGGAATACCTCAAGCTTCAATAGCTATTTCCGATGAAGAGAGTGTATCTATACAAGAAGTAAGCAGTGTAGATAAAGAAGAAAAGAGTCAGGATAAGACAGACCATGAAGTATCAGATGAATCTGATGAAGATGTACAAACTATAGAAAATAATAAAGAAAAGCAAGATATAGAGGATATAGATAAAAAATCAGATGATGGAATAGAGGTAACCGCAGAAAATGATAATGATGATGTAAAAGAAGAAAATGAAATAAAATCAGATCAAGATATAGAAGAAGTTATAGACGATACCCAAGAAAAACAAGATACAATTCATATAGAAAAAGAATCAGAGGAGACGGAAACAGAATCTAAAGAAAAAAATGATAAAGAGATCAAAGAAGACAGCAAAATAGAAATAGATGCAGAAACTTTAAAAAGTGAAGATCAAAAGCAAGAACAAGAAGATCAAGAAAGTTTAGATAAAAATCAAGTAAAAATAGAAAATAAAATGGAGGAAAAACAAGAGGAAGAAAACTTAGAACCAAAACCAGAACCAGAAAAACCAATTATAGAACTAAATAAAAATGGAACATATGAAGTAGAAGTAAAAGGATTACAAGAAAAAGAAGATAAAGAATCTATAGCAGGAGCTTATCTAGGAGAGAAAGCAAAAATCCAAGTCAAAGATTCAAAGAAATATATGATTTTGTTATTAAAGAGAAGTGACTGGATGAGCAATATAAAAATAAGTGTAGGTGGACAAGAAGTAAAACATGAAGCAAAAGTGATTAATAAAAATGAAGAAGAAGAAACAGAAAGTAGCATAAAATTTGAAATACCAAATTTAGAATCAGAAATTCAATTTAGTATGAATGTAGAACCAATGGGAAATATGCCAGCAATTTTTAGAGTAGTGCCCAATAAAGATACATTAAAATTTATGAAAGAAGATATAGATGAAGAAAAACCAGAACCAAAACCAGAGAAACCAAGTATAGAATTAGATAAAAATGGAACATATGAAGTAGAAGTAAAAGGATTACAAGAAAAAGAAGATAAAGAATCTATAGCAGGAGCTTATCTAGGAGAGAAAGCAAAAATCCAAGTCAAAGATTCAAAGAAATATATGATTTTGTTATTAAAGAGAAGTGACTGGATGAGCAATATAAAAATAAGTGTAGGTGGACAAGAAGTAAAACATGAAGCAAAAGTGATTAATCAAAATGAAGAAGGAGAAACAGAAAGTAGTATAAAATTTGAGATACCCAATTTAGAATCAGAAATTCAATTTAGTATGAATGTAGAACCAATGGGAAATATGCCAGCAATTTTTAGAGTAGTACCAAATAAAGATACATTAAAATTCATGAAAGAAGATATAGATGAAGAGAAACCAGAACCAAAACCAGAAGAACCAAATGTAGATATTAGTAAAAATGGAACATATGAAGGAAATGTAAAAGTACTTCAAAAAGAAAATAATGAACTATCAGATACTTTAGATTGGCTGTTAGCAGATCAAGGGAAATTACAAATTATAGATGGTAAAAAATACGTTGAAATTGCAATATTTAAGTCTGAAGGTATAAAGATAGGAAAAATAGCTGTAGATGGAAAAGAAGTAAAGTATACACAACGAACAGGTAAGATAAAAACTGACGATTATTTATTCATAAAATATGAAGTTCCAAGTATAGATTCTGAGATGATTATGACTATACCAATACATTATGAACCATGGAATTTAGAAGGTAGAATAGTATTTGACAAAAATACATTACATTTAATTGAAGAATCCAAAGATGAAGAAAAGCCAGAACCAAAACCAGAAAAACCAAGTATAGAATTAGACAAAAATGGAACATATGAAGTAGAAGTAAAAGGATTACAAGAAAAAGAAGATAAAGAATCTATAGCAGGAGCTTATCTAGGAGAGAAAGCAAAAATCGAAGTAAAAGATTCAAAGAAATATATGATTTTGTTATTAAAGAGAAGTGACTGGATGAGCAATATAAAAATAAGTGTAGGTGGACAAGAAGTAAAACATGAAGAGACAATTGTTAATAAAAATGAAGAAGGAGAAACAGAAAGTAGTATAAAATTTGAGATACCAAATTTAGAATCAGAAATTCAATTTAGTATGAATGTAGAACCAATGGGAAATATGCCAGCAATTTTTAGAGTAGTACCAAATAAAGATACATTAAAATTTATTAAAGAAGATATAGAAGAAGAAAAGCCAGAACCAGAAAAACCGGATACAAAACCAGAAAAACCAAGTACAGAATTAAACAAAAACGGAATCTATGAAGTAGAAGTAAAAGGATTAAAAGAAGATGTAGATGAAGAATCTAGAGCAGGAAAATATTTAGGAGAAAAAGCAGAAATTCAAGTAAAAGATGCAAAAAAATATATGATTGTTCAATTGAATCAAAGAAATATAATGAACAACATACAAGTAAGTGTAGATGGCAAAGTAGTAAAACATGAAGAAAAAATAAATGAAAGTAAAGAAACAGAAAGCAATGTAAAATTTGAAATACCAAGTTTAGATGTAGAAATAAAAATAAATATGAATGTGACACTAATGGGAAATAGGAGAACTGGATTTAGAATAGTACCTACTAAAGATACATTAAAGTTTATCAAAGAAGATATAGAAGAAGAAAAACCAGAAAAACCAGAAAAACCAAGTGTAGAATTAGACAAAAATGGAACATATGAAGTAGAAGTAAAAGGATTACAAGAAAAAGAAGATAAAGAATCTATAGCAGGAGCTTATGTAGGAGAGAAAGCAAAAATCCAAGTCAAAGATGCAAAGAAATATATGACATTGTTATTAAAGAGCAGTAACTGGATGAGTAATATAAGAATAAGTGTAGGTGGACAAGAAGTAAAACATGAAGCAAAAGTGATTAATAAAAATGAAGAAGGAGAAACAGAAAGTAGTATAAAATTTGAGATACCCAATTTAGAATCAGAAATTAAATTTAGTATGAATGTAAAACCAATGGGAAATATGCCAGCAATTTTTAGAGTAGTACCAAACAAAGACACATTAAAATTCATCAAAGAAGATACAGAAGAAGAAAAGCCAGAACCAAAACCAGAAAAGCCCAATACTGATCAACCAAAAGACAATGAACAAGTAATTGAAATTTCATTGGAAAAACCAATGGAATTACAAGTTACTGATCAATCTAAAAGAATAGTAATTCCTAAATTAACAGATGAAATCATTCAAAAAGGTCAACTTAATATTAATGTAGAAGATATAAAAAATGCAACGATTCAAGTACCTGTATCAGGAAATGAAAAGAAAGAAGTAAAACTTCCTAAAATAGCAATAGATTCAAATATAGCTCAAGTAGAAATACCAAAAGGCATTACAATAACCTCTGAAAATGGGAAATGGGATGGAACTATTAAAATGCCAACTCTTATAGAGAATGAAAATATATCTAATATTCAATTAGAAAGAGTAGTAGAAGTTGGTTTTGAAGATGGAAATTTAAACTTTGATCAACCAATAAGATTAGTGATGAAAGGTCAGGCAGGCAAAAAAGCAGGCTATTTAAAAGATGGACAACTTAAAGAAATTACAAATATACTTTCTCAAGATACTCAACAAGCAGCAAATCATATGCTGAGCAAAGATGCTAACAGACAAGAGGCTAAAATAGATGTAGGAAAAGATTTAGTAATTTGGACTAAGCATTTTACCAAATTTGTAGCTTATAAAGAATTAGACAGTAGTAATAATCCAGGAAATAATGGGGGTAGTAATGGAAACGGAGGTAAAAATGATAGCATTAATGAAAATGAAGATGGGATATATGGAGTAAAGATTAAAACTTTAAAAGAAAATGATGATTCAGAATCTATGGCGATTACATATTTAAGTGATGAAGCAATTTATGAAGTGAAGAATGGGAAAAAATATATAAAATTTGTTTTAATTCACAGTGATTGGATGAAAGATAAAGAAGTATTTGTAGATGGCAAAAAAGTAAACTATACCCTTACAACTATCAAAGAATATGATGAAAAAAATCAAGAAGGAAAAAACAAAATAGATAGTATGATTAAATTTGAAATTCCAAGTTTAGATTCAAAAATAGTGTGTAAAATGACTATTATGCCAATAGGTGATATCCGCGTAGCTTTTCGACTTGTCCCACAAAAGAATACACTTATAAAAAAAGATAGTGATGATATTAGTTATAACTCAAGAAAAGGACAAACCAATATAAATATAGAAATGGATAAAAACGGAATATATGGAGTGGATCTCAAACTTGTTAATGAAAAGGGCGAGGAAGTATCAGATTTAAAAGAATATATAGGACAAAAGGCTAATATTAAAGTGGAAGATTCAAAAAAATATATGAAAATGCTTTTAAAGAAAAGTGGACAAATGAAAAATATTGAAATAACAGTAGATGGCAATAAGGTAGAGCATAAGATTGAGGACATTAAAAAATATGAAGACGGAAAAATAGTGAGCACCATCCAATTTAAGATTAAAGACTTAGATTCAAAAATAAAATTACAAATGGATCTAGAGGGTAAAGAGAATAAAAAAGTTGTATTGGAGGTTCTTCCTCAAAAAGAAAGCGTCATAATTAAGGAAAAAGATGACTTTCAAGATGATATGAATGAATTTTCAAAGATCAATTTAGAGGAAGACGGTATATATGAAGCAGAAGTAGAAATATTAAAAGAAATTAATGATCATTCAGAAATGGTAAAACCGTATTTAAAAGACAATATAAGACTTAGAGTAGAAGATAAAAAAACATATATGACAGTATTTTTTGAAAAAAGTGAAGAAATAAAAGATCTTACAGCATTTGTGGACTGGTCAAGTGTAAAACATGAGTGGAAAGATACAGATCATAGTGAAGTAGAATTTGAGATACCAAATATAGATTCCAAATATAGATTTCATATGAATATAGACTCTATCAAAAATAAAAGACTTGAGTTTAGTATTATTCCAAAGAAAGAAACTTTTAAAGTGAAAGATCAAAAAAATAAAGGAGAGAGTCATGATGAAAAGTAA
- a CDS encoding NEAT domain-containing protein, with the protein MKSKVFKICTITFVIGALLLPSTQAFAQKGKVNKVNTTKKTVQVKEKEPLKIGKYTVSADVLKINADELSIAGQYMDPQAVLEVTKDKKKKEKKYIELKLIRSDWMKNVKVTVDGKNVDHTSKVTKTYKEKNEEGKNKTDSTIRFEIPKLDSKIKLGMTVVPMGNADVEFRVQLQDDITKLQDKAVNKNTPKSNKVVKKKK; encoded by the coding sequence ATGAAAAGTAAAGTGTTTAAAATCTGTACGATAACATTTGTAATAGGAGCTTTGTTGTTACCATCTACACAAGCTTTTGCTCAAAAGGGAAAGGTAAATAAAGTAAATACTACAAAAAAAACAGTACAAGTAAAAGAAAAGGAACCTTTAAAAATAGGAAAATATACTGTAAGTGCTGATGTACTTAAAATAAATGCAGATGAATTATCTATAGCAGGTCAATATATGGATCCACAGGCTGTTTTAGAGGTAACAAAAGATAAAAAAAAGAAAGAAAAAAAATATATAGAGTTAAAGCTTATAAGAAGTGATTGGATGAAAAATGTCAAAGTAACAGTGGATGGTAAAAATGTAGACCATACTAGTAAAGTAACAAAAACATACAAAGAAAAAAATGAAGAAGGAAAAAACAAAACAGATAGTACGATTCGATTTGAAATTCCAAAGCTAGATTCCAAAATTAAGCTAGGTATGACTGTGGTTCCTATGGGAAATGCAGATGTTGAATTTAGAGTACAATTACAAGATGATATTACAAAACTACAAGACAAAGCTGTAAATAAAAATACACCAAAGTCTAATAAAGTAGTGAAAAAGAAAAAATAG
- the isdE gene encoding heme ABC transporter substrate-binding protein IsdE gives MKRVVAIIMALMMSMLFVGCSAKGAQVDSKETDSKKEVRIVAGSVAVAEMLAELDIKMVARPSTQYGISDKIKDLPEIGLPINPDLEKIRSLNSDIFITSSAIQELIGNKFEQNGINTRYCDLNSYDSVKNTIRELSTEFGQEENGKRLIEEFEKKEKEILKDMDPNKKVKVMILFGAPGHFMLATKNSFTGSLIDKLGAENITSQVKSKYKGAYVPFSLEVALKENPDVIFRMYHGYIDESKKQVAEEFEKNPQWKKFKAVKENRIYDLDPKEFGVTGDIHATKSLEKMKEYLYK, from the coding sequence ATGAAAAGAGTGGTAGCTATTATAATGGCGCTTATGATGAGTATGTTATTTGTTGGTTGTAGCGCAAAAGGGGCACAGGTAGATTCTAAAGAAACAGACTCCAAAAAAGAAGTAAGAATTGTGGCAGGAAGTGTAGCTGTAGCAGAGATGCTAGCAGAGCTAGATATAAAAATGGTGGCAAGACCCAGCACTCAATATGGTATATCTGATAAAATAAAGGATCTTCCAGAAATAGGATTGCCTATCAATCCAGATTTAGAAAAAATTCGAAGTTTGAATTCTGATATATTTATTACTTCTAGCGCTATTCAAGAATTAATAGGAAATAAATTTGAACAAAATGGAATCAACACTAGATATTGTGATTTGAACTCTTATGATTCTGTAAAAAATACTATAAGAGAATTATCCACTGAATTTGGTCAAGAAGAAAATGGAAAAAGATTAATCGAAGAATTTGAAAAAAAGGAAAAAGAAATATTAAAAGATATGGATCCAAACAAAAAAGTAAAGGTTATGATTTTATTTGGAGCACCAGGTCATTTTATGCTTGCTACTAAAAATTCTTTTACAGGAAGCTTAATTGATAAATTAGGAGCAGAAAATATTACATCACAAGTTAAATCGAAATATAAAGGAGCTTATGTACCTTTTTCCTTAGAAGTAGCATTAAAGGAAAATCCAGATGTTATTTTTAGAATGTATCATGGATACATAGATGAATCAAAAAAACAAGTAGCAGAGGAATTTGAGAAAAATCCTCAATGGAAAAAATTTAAAGCCGTAAAAGAAAATAGAATATATGATTTAGATCCAAAAGAGTTTGGAGTAACAGGAGATATACATGCAACTAAATCCCTAGAAAAAATGAAAGAATATCTATACAAATAA